The nucleotide sequence AAACGTTAATGATTCATTTACGAATACATAGATATAGAAGTATTGTCAGGAGTAAATGCCCTGAAGCATATAACTTATTTGATTACATTCCCGCAGGGTCCTGCATTCCAAGTGTTTTGGGTATAATAATCCTATGCAGTTTTCCCTTTTACTTAAAAAAACAACATAGCACGATATAAGCAGAAAACGCTCTTAGCAAAAGAGCGCCACTATTTGAAAATAGTAGGCGCTCTTGGATCTATCTGTAATTGCTAAAGTAGCGAATTATTTAACTTTATTTACAACTTATTCTCTAGTTAATGACTTCTCTGCCGTCACTTTTAACTTGGCGGTTAGCACCAACCACCATCATTTCGCACTTAGGGCAATCAAATACCAACTTTAATACATCTTTACCTATCTCTAAAATCATCGGCTCAGCCTTAACGCCTGACACCTCTTTGGGACACAGATTAAAGTTAAAGCGTAAACAGTGTTTAGTCACCATTAACGGCACCTCTTCTGTAATGCCATTTTTCTCGTAAGTGTCTTCTATCTCGATCACCCCATGTTGCATATAGAAATCTTTCGATTTCTGGTTAGCCACGTTTGAGAGGTAGCTAAGATGCTTGGTTGGGTACATTGCATCTAAATTGTGCTTCCACGGTTTAGGTCTTTCATATTCATCAACACGTGCTTGATCTAACGCTTCGACTACATCACGTCTAAGACCATTAATGGTGGATGCAGGCGCAAACCAGACTTGTTCGGTATCAATACTGATCTGTCTCGCAACAAAATCAGTACTGCCTAGCTTAGCTAGTTGCTTGCGCAGTTTAACGCTTGCGCCCTCTTGATCATTAGCTGGCTGTTTATCCATGGCTAACGTCACGCAGCCTTGATGACCATAAATATCGGTCATGGTCATCTTAATGCCATCAGTGGTATCCGTTAACTTGATATCCACTTCGATGGAGCGCTTAGATGACTCTTTTGCTAATACAGCCTCAAAAGCTTGATCGCGATTTCGATAGATGGTCATGCCGACTTCGAGATCGCCTGGGATGGTTAGTACGTGCAAAATATGCCCTTCGGCGCGATTCACTCGTAAGCCTTGTAGCTTGTCATCGGACTGTTTGGCAGTGGCATAATTAGCAGGGAAGTAACACAGACCATCACCGTTGTTGAAACTGTGGGTCGATTGCACCTCAATAAAATCTTTACCTAGGCGCTTCACCGTCGCGACCTCTTCACCTATGTATTTAGGCGAGCGAAAATCACTGACACCTTGACTGCGCTCGTTAACGAAATAATCGGTACGGCCACGGTTAAAGGTCTTCTCGACATTGGGTGTAAAACTATGTACTGAACGGCCATGGGATGAGGCTGTAAACTCGGGACGACGAGCGATAATCTTATCCAGCTCTTGTCGGTAATGGGCGGTGACATTTTTGACATAGTTAACGTCTTTTAGGCGGCCTTCAATCTTAAAGGAGCGCACGCCAGCATCGATCAAGGCTTCAAGGTTATCGGTCTGGTTATTATCTTTTAATGATAATAGGTGTTCATTCTCAGCCAGTACTTCACCTTGGCGGGTCTTAAGCTCACCGGGTAAACGGCACATCTGCGAGCACTCACCACGGTTAGCACTGCGATTACTAAAAGCATGACTTAAGTTGCACAAACCCGAATAGGCAACACAGAGCGCGCCATGGATGAAAAATTCCAGCTGCATCTTAGTGTGAGCCGCCACTTCGCGAATTTGGCTTAACCCAAGCTCACGAGCAAGCACCACTTGTGAAAAGCCGACTTGCTCCAAAAATACCACTTTTTCAGCGGTGCGGTTATCCATCTGCGTACTGGCATGCAGTGCAATAGGAGGAAGATCGAACTGTAATACGCCCATGTCTTGCACGATTAGCGCGTCGGCACCAGCTTCGTAAAGCTTCCAAATCAGTTTTTCAGCGCTAGCTAACTCATCATCCATCAAGATGGTGTTGAGGGTGACAAATACCTGAGCATGATATTTATGGGCAAAAGTACACAGCCTAGCAATGTCTTCAACACTGTTGCCAGCAGTTGCTCGTGCACCAAAATCTGGACCACCAATATAGACCGCATCTGCACCGTGTAGAATTGCTTCCATACCAAATTCGGCATTTTTTGCCGGGGCAAGCAGTTCTAATCGATTCGATATATGCGACACATCGTCTGGGGTAAAGATGCTAGCTTGGCTCATAAAATCACTCAAAAGGTTAACCCGTCAATTTTGGAGGGATATTATAGCAAAGAAGTTTGTAGGATTGGGATCCGCTAATATAAATTCACATAAAGGTGCTGACATCTGCAAGCAACTTCTTCTTAGTTGCATGGTCAGGTATGCTCGCACCTTCGTCTGGGTAGCCTGCCACAATCAACATATAGGGGCGATCAACATCGTTATCGCGGCCACACACTTTGCTGAGAAATGACATAGGTTTGGGGGTGTGAGTCAAGGTGCCAAGGCCTGCATGATGCAGGGCTTGCAATAGAAAGCCGGTAGCGATACCGACAGATTCATGCACATAGTAATTAGTCTTGCTGTCATCATTATCCATGCCACCACGTTTTTGCGAAAACACAGCAATAAGCCAAGGCGCACGTTCCAGATAAGACTTATTAGCATCCGTCCCCAAAGGTTTCAACGCATCCAGCCACTCATCCCCACCTCGTCCCTCATAAAATGAACGCTCTAACGCCTCAGCTTGTTGCCTAATCTGAGCCTTAACTGTTGCATCGCTAATTGCCACGAAATGCCAAGGTTGGTGATTGGCTCCACTTGGCGCAGTTGCAGCCGTTTGAATGCACTGCTCGATAATGGCTTGGGGCACAGCTCTATCTGAAAACTGGCGAATACTATGACGACGCTTAACTTCTTGATAGTGAGCTTGTGCTCTGGCAAGCATCTCCTCTTGACCATACTCAATAAAATCTATCAGAGGATGGTGCGTTTCAGTCTCTTTCATGGCATGCCTTATTTTATTCTTTTGTTATTGTTTTTTAACGTTAACAAAATAACAGTAAAAGGCCAGTAACAGTTTGTTATAACATTAGCAGTACAGATAAAAATGGAGCCTTTAATCGGCTCCATTTGCTCATTTCAGCAAAACTAGAACTTATATTTAACGTTAGCAGTAACCGTTCTTCGCTGGCCGTAGAAACAGTCACCGCGGGCCAAACAACTGGTAATAACAGTTTCGTCAGCGACGTTGTCGATATTTAGACTCAGATCGAATGCGCTAAACTCATAACCTAGCATTAAATCAAACACGTGATACGCCTCAGTATTTAATGCTGTATGTACTCGAGTGCCACTAGGCGTTAAGACATCGACACTGCCATCGGAGGTTTCCCCTACATAACGGAAACCAAGTCCGGCTTTGAATCCATGCCAGAAAGATTGCGGACGATAAGTCACCCAAGTGGACAGCATATGATCAGGCATAGCAGCAAGCTTAGCGCCTACCTCGCCTACTTTGTTGGTATGTTTTTCTGAGTCGGTATAGGCGTAACTGGCGTAAACATCGACCTCCTGCCATTCAAGTTGGGCTTCCAACTCTAGGCCCTGGATCTGAACTTCTCCCAGTTGACGTGTTAAATTAGGCCCATCAGATTGTTTACGGTTTTTATCACTAATGTCAAAAATCGACGCCGTTAACAGATGCTCAGTGCCTGCAGGTTGATATTTCACTCCGAGTTCATATTGCTCCCCCTCTTGGGGCTTAAATGGGGTGCCGATCTCATTTGAACCATAGATCGGCTGGAATGATTGTGAATAACTAACGTAAGGAGCAATACCTGAATCGAAACTATACATCAATCCTAAACGGCCTGTCGTTGCACTCTGAGCTTGCTTGCCATACTTTGTTGTATTCGACTCAACTCGGTCATGACGCAGTGCTCCGCTCACAATAACCTTACCGAGTTTTATTGAGTCCTGAATATATATCCCCAACTGATTGTTGTTTTCACCCGGCGTGTCAGGAATATCATCCCCTGTAGGCAGTGAGCCAGTATTAACACCGTACTTAGGGTTGTAGAGATCAAGTAAACCACCCGCTCCGGGAATATAAAGACGGTCAGTATCAGTATCAACATCCTGATAATCAATCCCAAACGTTAAGTTATGCTCAACAGAGCCGGTATCAAACTCAGCTTGCAAGCGCAGATCCGACGTCAAGGCTTGCGCACTGGAATCACTCATGCTGACATTGCGCAAAATTGAGCGACCATCATCCTGAAACTTTGGCGGCCAAGCATACATGGTACGATAGGTCGCTTTGCTGTCCACATAGCGACTACTCCAATATAACGACATATAGTCATTGAGCTCCTGCTCAAGTAGAAGAGTTACCGATTTTTGTTCAGTATCATATTGATCCCAGCCCGGCTCACTGATAAAACGAGAACTTGGGATTTGACCATTGGGAGCCGGTAATAGTGTGCCTTTATGGGGAAAAAATTGCGTGCTTGAACCTGATTCGTTTTTTTGCAAATTTGCCAGTAAAGTCAGCTTAGTCGTATCGGTGGCATACCAAGTGATTGCCGGTGCGATAAAATAGCTATTATCATCGACATAATCGGTTTGGGTTTCACTATCTCGATACAAACCGGTCAGACGATACAACACAGACTCATCATCATTGAGTGAGCCTGTAATATCCCCAGCTAACTGCTTACGATTGTAGTTACCCACCTGCGCCCAAATCTCAGCTTGTTGCTCAGCTTCTGGACGCTTAGTCACCATATTGATGATGCCACCTGTTGAACCCTGACCGTAAAGCACCGAAGAGGGACCTTTTAAAATTTCAATCTGTTGCAACATGTAAGGGTTAATCCGGACGTTATTATAATTACCGAACATCATCTGCAAACCGTCCTGATATTGCAGTGGCGACACGCCTCGAATTTGTGCCCAATCCCCTCGAGTATCGACGCCATATGGACCATTATAAACACCCGCCACATAACCAATGGCATCTTGAAGGCTTTCAGCCCCCAGATCAGCTATTCGTTTATCCGTTAATACCGAGATTGAAGAGGGCGTTTCGATAATTGGCATATCCGTTTTTGATGCCGATGCGCTCACATAAGAGATAAGGCCTTTACCACTAATGGTGATCACCTCCATCTTCGCATCTTGAGTTTTATCTACTTGTTCATCTGCTTTAGTTTCTGCCGCGAATACCAGGCCAGACAAAGAAACAGCGAGTGCGATTAACAATGTCGGATATCTTAACTTGAATTTTTGGTCCATATTTCTGCCTCGAGTACCTGTAAGGGAAGCTCCTTGTAAAATGTAGCGAGACAGTAATTCAGTTGATAATGATTATCAATTGCATTTACATTGTTGAATCCATTATTGGAAAGCCCAGACTTTAGTTTTCCATAATCTCCTTCAATGATGCTAACCCCTGAGATAGGTCTTTGGTTATCATGGCTTCAATGTCCATAAACATCAGCATCAGGTTCATCGGATAGTCCATATGCCCTTTAAAGCCCCAAGTCACCCTTGTGGTATTTTGAGAGATAGCTTCACAGGACATAAAAGCTGGGGATACCGCTTCAAAAGGAGAGAAAAACCTAAGTTCATAACCTATCCGCTTTCCGTCCCCAATGCTCATTATCTCCTGCTCACCGATGCCAACCTCTTCATGTAAACTTTCCCAAGCAGAAACAAAACCTACACTTGCGTCTGTGCCGCGATAACTCTTTATCATCTGAGGATCCATCTTTGCCCAGACGCTAAAGTTGTCTTGATTCTTAAGGTACTTTATATAATCAAAGACCTCAGTAACAGGTTTATCAATAATGACTGAGGTTGTCACCGCATAATCTTGTTTAACAAACAGAGCGATGATTAATGGCAACGCAATAATAAGACTTAGTAAGATTAATATTTTCTTCAACATACTCTTCTCCGCTTAAAATGCCCCTATTACCCAACATAAAAGAATGTCAATCGTTTAGCAAATGTGGCCTATATATGTAAAAGAGCATAGAGCAATTGCGCATTTTTGCTGGAAGTTTATCTGAAAAAACAGACTGAATAACCTAGATTTGTCGGTGAGTCACGATTGTGGTTATGAAGTTTTCCCATCAGAATTAAAATCGACTCTGATATTTGTTTCTAGTTTATATCCAACCACTTGAAAGTGTAGAGTTCAGTGGAAATTCAAAGCGATTTAGTTCAGAAATTGATTGTAGGTAATGGTTTTCAACTGAGATTAAATGCCTCCCAGCGGAGGCATTTAATCAACACGTTATTTAGAGTACAGCGTTTACCACCCCATTAACGATATCTAACTGCTTTTTAACTTCGCTTCCTATCGCAGCCGGATACCAGATCTCAACCCAAACTTTATCCAAATGATTTGGGATCATGATGTTACTTTTGAATTCTACACCCACATTCATTGGCGTGCGGATGATTTGAGAATTGTAGTCGACAACCCCATTATTAAATCCAGTGTACACCGACATAAATCCCCGTTCACTTTGTGAACTTGCAACGGAGAGGTTGAAGGCGACCTCTCGTTCAGTGGTGAAATCAAATCCATCAGGGATTAATAAGTCACTGGTATTTACTAGTATCGATGTTTCATCTCCACTGTCAGGTGGCGTCGTTACTGGTGGAGTAACAACTGGTGGCAGACTAACAACTTCAGGCGTCGACTCCTCACCTCCCCCACCACAAGCTGAAAGAAAAACGAGGGTTACAGTGCTTAATAATAGATTAATCGTTTTCATATATCCTCCTTATTGGTCATCTGTCGTTGTCCAGGTTTTACTAGCATCAGGGTTGAGATACCAAGTTTGCTTAACTGTACCACCTGAGGTTGCCCATTCTGCAAAGTCTGGATACACATGGCTAATATCAACGTACTCTGATGGATGATTCCAAGGGACAGAAATCAAAATCCCCCATGGCAAGTTTCCACTGGTACGATAGTATTTACCGCTTGTTGGGTCTGAATCATCTTGAGCAATACCATAGTAGTCTGAAACCAAGGTTCCTCTGGTTGTAGGTGGAAAGTCAGCAGTGTGAATTTCTAACTCTTTTCCTGGAGGACTAGAGAAGCTAGATCCATGATAAAGTCCCTCACCCGGTCCGAAAATGAATGGATCATATCCCCCTAGAGGCATAACTGAACTCACACTCGGTTCATCACCCACATTAAACGGCAGAGAGATACTGAATGTCATTTGTTCAGCCTCTAGCGATGCACCGCAAGTAGGATTCGTACGGTGGAACAGACACTCTGGATTAATCGGTATATCGTTTCGTAGATTCAAAGAGGCAACGACAACAAGGTCTTGTCCAGCAGGTACATCTGCGTAGTCTTTCTCTTCACCTGTGAACGGCGAAATGTTTGACCTAGTGACTCCATTTTTCACCACACGAGACAACTGAAGGTTAACCTCTGACTCAACGAAACCTTCAAGTTTCCACCCTAAACCATTACCGTAAAATGCACCGTAAGCAGTAATATTGCCATTGATATCAAATCGTAATACTTTGTCATCTTTAATGATGATGGTTGTACGGTAATAGGTTACTACGTCGTTGACATCGAAATCGCCGACTTCGGGCCAGTTATCTTCAAAGGCTGCGGTGTAAAAACCTGAATGCTGAATAGTGGTACCTAAGTCAGTGACATTGAACACATAATCCTCTACTTCACCATCACCAACATAACCGCTGCTTGGTATATTAGGGCTACTAGAAACACGGAATCGTGTTTGGGCTTGTCCAACTACCGCATCGTCACCAACACGAATAGGGATAACCTGCAGCCCATTGCTGACCGCATAGTTAGTTATGATTTGCTCATCTTCATCAAAACTGCCATTCATATCCCAATCAGCCCAAGCTTGTAAGTAGCCTTCACCAAAGACACTAACATTTATTAGTGCATCTAAGCCTATTTCAAGGTTAGTTAGTAGCGTGATGCCGTCATCGTCGTTCCCATCTATATCTAAGTCATCACCTGATGACCCAAGACTCGGTTGACCATCATCATCAGCGTCAATGTTAGAACCTAGGTACAAACTAGTCGATATAGCGTGCTCAGCACCGTTGCTAGCTTGTAGCGTGTTGTACTCATTAGGCGCATCACCAAAGTCTGACGAATTAGAGCTGGTAACCGGATCGGTAAAACCACTTAACTCCCAGTTACCGTCAAAAGCAGAAAAAATAGGGTTTGGCAGGTAACTGTTGGAAGCTGTAACGGTTTCAAACTGAAGTGTTATTGCTGATGTGTTCTTGTATGTGAATTTTACGGCGCCAGATGTGTTTGTTTCACTAAAATTAGTGCCGGGGCCACTGAACAATACCGACAAACCATCGGCGCTTTCCTCTGCAGTGAGACTGGCAGCAGCGGTGCCTGTTTGGTAGCTGAAGAACCCTTCACTTTTGAAAACACGCACTTGTTCAGACTGTACGGATTCGCCATCGATGTCATAACCAATCATATCGAATTCTGGAATAGTGTAAGGCACCGAGAAGGTGGCAGAAAGGCCATCTGTACCATCAAAAAACTCAAATGTATAGATGAGGCCTGCAGCACCTGGAGCTGTGGTTTCATAGAGAAAACCAATATCTCCCTGAGGCTCTCCCGCGCCCTCTTTATAATTGGGGGTATGATAAAGGAAGTTAGCTTCACCAAATATCGAGCTGCTCACCTTGGCATCAATAGTTTTTCCGTTATGAGTTCCTACGTTGAGAAAACGCATGATAGGACCATCATAGGATGGTCCAAAACCAGTGGATACATTGGTGG is from Shewanella sp. MTB7 and encodes:
- a CDS encoding peptidase U32 family protein, which translates into the protein MSQASIFTPDDVSHISNRLELLAPAKNAEFGMEAILHGADAVYIGGPDFGARATAGNSVEDIARLCTFAHKYHAQVFVTLNTILMDDELASAEKLIWKLYEAGADALIVQDMGVLQFDLPPIALHASTQMDNRTAEKVVFLEQVGFSQVVLARELGLSQIREVAAHTKMQLEFFIHGALCVAYSGLCNLSHAFSNRSANRGECSQMCRLPGELKTRQGEVLAENEHLLSLKDNNQTDNLEALIDAGVRSFKIEGRLKDVNYVKNVTAHYRQELDKIIARRPEFTASSHGRSVHSFTPNVEKTFNRGRTDYFVNERSQGVSDFRSPKYIGEEVATVKRLGKDFIEVQSTHSFNNGDGLCYFPANYATAKQSDDKLQGLRVNRAEGHILHVLTIPGDLEVGMTIYRNRDQAFEAVLAKESSKRSIEVDIKLTDTTDGIKMTMTDIYGHQGCVTLAMDKQPANDQEGASVKLRKQLAKLGSTDFVARQISIDTEQVWFAPASTINGLRRDVVEALDQARVDEYERPKPWKHNLDAMYPTKHLSYLSNVANQKSKDFYMQHGVIEIEDTYEKNGITEEVPLMVTKHCLRFNFNLCPKEVSGVKAEPMILEIGKDVLKLVFDCPKCEMMVVGANRQVKSDGREVIN
- a CDS encoding nitroreductase family protein — translated: MKETETHHPLIDFIEYGQEEMLARAQAHYQEVKRRHSIRQFSDRAVPQAIIEQCIQTAATAPSGANHQPWHFVAISDATVKAQIRQQAEALERSFYEGRGGDEWLDALKPLGTDANKSYLERAPWLIAVFSQKRGGMDNDDSKTNYYVHESVGIATGFLLQALHHAGLGTLTHTPKPMSFLSKVCGRDNDVDRPYMLIVAGYPDEGASIPDHATKKKLLADVSTFM
- a CDS encoding TonB-dependent siderophore receptor; amino-acid sequence: MDQKFKLRYPTLLIALAVSLSGLVFAAETKADEQVDKTQDAKMEVITISGKGLISYVSASASKTDMPIIETPSSISVLTDKRIADLGAESLQDAIGYVAGVYNGPYGVDTRGDWAQIRGVSPLQYQDGLQMMFGNYNNVRINPYMLQQIEILKGPSSVLYGQGSTGGIINMVTKRPEAEQQAEIWAQVGNYNRKQLAGDITGSLNDDESVLYRLTGLYRDSETQTDYVDDNSYFIAPAITWYATDTTKLTLLANLQKNESGSSTQFFPHKGTLLPAPNGQIPSSRFISEPGWDQYDTEQKSVTLLLEQELNDYMSLYWSSRYVDSKATYRTMYAWPPKFQDDGRSILRNVSMSDSSAQALTSDLRLQAEFDTGSVEHNLTFGIDYQDVDTDTDRLYIPGAGGLLDLYNPKYGVNTGSLPTGDDIPDTPGENNNQLGIYIQDSIKLGKVIVSGALRHDRVESNTTKYGKQAQSATTGRLGLMYSFDSGIAPYVSYSQSFQPIYGSNEIGTPFKPQEGEQYELGVKYQPAGTEHLLTASIFDISDKNRKQSDGPNLTRQLGEVQIQGLELEAQLEWQEVDVYASYAYTDSEKHTNKVGEVGAKLAAMPDHMLSTWVTYRPQSFWHGFKAGLGFRYVGETSDGSVDVLTPSGTRVHTALNTEAYHVFDLMLGYEFSAFDLSLNIDNVADETVITSCLARGDCFYGQRRTVTANVKYKF
- a CDS encoding SRPBCC family protein — protein: MLKKILILLSLIIALPLIIALFVKQDYAVTTSVIIDKPVTEVFDYIKYLKNQDNFSVWAKMDPQMIKSYRGTDASVGFVSAWESLHEEVGIGEQEIMSIGDGKRIGYELRFFSPFEAVSPAFMSCEAISQNTTRVTWGFKGHMDYPMNLMLMFMDIEAMITKDLSQGLASLKEIMEN
- a CDS encoding LruC domain-containing protein, which encodes MKYRYQLMSLTFLSVVSIPIAAESVDLDFSNQMETTNVSTGFGPSYDGPIMRFLNVGTHNGKTIDAKVSSSIFGEANFLYHTPNYKEGAGEPQGDIGFLYETTAPGAAGLIYTFEFFDGTDGLSATFSVPYTIPEFDMIGYDIDGESVQSEQVRVFKSEGFFSYQTGTAAASLTAEESADGLSVLFSGPGTNFSETNTSGAVKFTYKNTSAITLQFETVTASNSYLPNPIFSAFDGNWELSGFTDPVTSSNSSDFGDAPNEYNTLQASNGAEHAISTSLYLGSNIDADDDGQPSLGSSGDDLDIDGNDDDGITLLTNLEIGLDALINVSVFGEGYLQAWADWDMNGSFDEDEQIITNYAVSNGLQVIPIRVGDDAVVGQAQTRFRVSSSPNIPSSGYVGDGEVEDYVFNVTDLGTTIQHSGFYTAAFEDNWPEVGDFDVNDVVTYYRTTIIIKDDKVLRFDINGNITAYGAFYGNGLGWKLEGFVESEVNLQLSRVVKNGVTRSNISPFTGEEKDYADVPAGQDLVVVASLNLRNDIPINPECLFHRTNPTCGASLEAEQMTFSISLPFNVGDEPSVSSVMPLGGYDPFIFGPGEGLYHGSSFSSPPGKELEIHTADFPPTTRGTLVSDYYGIAQDDSDPTSGKYYRTSGNLPWGILISVPWNHPSEYVDISHVYPDFAEWATSGGTVKQTWYLNPDASKTWTTTDDQ